The Myxococcus guangdongensis genome contains a region encoding:
- a CDS encoding amino acid ABC transporter ATP-binding protein: protein MALVEVRNLHKRFGTLEVLKGVDLSVQPGEVVVFVGPSGCGKSTLLRCLCGLEVPSEGDVVVGGTPVRDDPRSLQALHRRVGMVFQRFHLFPHLSALDNVTLAPRRVLGLSDAEADALGRRMLAMVHLDARAEAYPAQLSGGQQQRVAIARALAMKPELMLFDEPTSALDPELVGEVLEVMRTLAREGMTMCVVTHEMGFAADVAHRVLFMDAGKVVEEGSPQQVLREPQHPRTREFLARLLQR, encoded by the coding sequence ATGGCGCTCGTCGAGGTTCGCAATCTGCACAAGCGCTTCGGGACGCTGGAGGTCCTCAAGGGCGTGGACCTCTCCGTGCAGCCCGGAGAGGTGGTCGTCTTCGTCGGGCCCTCCGGCTGTGGCAAGTCCACGCTCCTGCGCTGTCTGTGCGGGCTGGAGGTGCCGTCGGAGGGTGACGTCGTCGTGGGTGGCACGCCCGTGCGCGATGACCCGCGCTCGCTCCAGGCGCTGCACCGCCGGGTGGGCATGGTGTTCCAGCGCTTCCACCTGTTTCCCCACCTGAGCGCGCTGGACAACGTGACGCTCGCGCCGCGCAGGGTGCTGGGGTTGTCGGACGCGGAGGCCGACGCGCTCGGCCGGCGCATGCTGGCGATGGTGCACCTGGACGCGCGCGCGGAGGCGTACCCGGCGCAGCTCTCCGGTGGACAGCAGCAGCGGGTGGCGATTGCGCGGGCGCTGGCGATGAAGCCGGAGCTGATGCTCTTCGACGAGCCGACGAGCGCGCTGGACCCGGAGCTGGTGGGCGAGGTGCTGGAGGTCATGCGGACGCTCGCGCGCGAGGGCATGACGATGTGCGTGGTGACGCACGAGATGGGCTTCGCGGCGGACGTCGCGCACCGCGTGCTGTTCATGGACGCGGGCAAGGTGGTGGAGGAGGGCAGTCCCCAGCAGGTGTTGCGCGAGCCCCAGCACCCGCGCACCCGTGAGTTCCTCGCGCGCCTGCTTCAGCGGTGA